In the genome of Sphingomonas alpina, the window GCTTCGACGGCACGACCGTGCCGCTCTATCTCGGCTTCTTCACCGCCGGGCTGGTCGCGCTGGCCATCGTCGCGATCGTCGAGCGCGGGCGGCTGTTTCGCCCCACCTGATTGGTGGTTTGAGAATAGCCCGAAGAGCGAATTTTGCAGGCGGTATCGGCCCGCTCCCTACCCGGCCACCCACAGAATATCCTGACTGGTGGTCGGGTAGGGAGCGGGCCGGTACCGCCAGAATGCATTTCAGCGCATTCTCAAACAGCGTTTCATCGCGATAATCCTGCCTCGACGGAACCCTCTACCCTGCCCCACCGTTCGCCACTTCAACCGGCTATCGTGCCGGACGGGAGAGCAGACATGACGATGGGCGGTTATCAGGTGCCGGGCGAAGGCACCGGCGACGACGGGTTCGAAGAGGAAGGCTATGACGAGAGCCAGCGCGCCGAGATCCTGGAGGTCACACGCGACGGGCCAACCGACGGCACGATCCTGACCGACCTGATGCCCGATATCGGCGATGACGAGGACGACGACGACCTCGAAATGAGCAGCGACGAAATCGGCGAGGACGATGACGAGGATGTCAGCGACGAAGACGATGACGATGAGGACGACCTGCAGGAAGATTTCGATAATGGTGCGCTCGACGAAGATGACGAGCTGACCGATGCGGACGACGCCGCGCTGAAGCCCTGAGCATGGGCTTGAAGGCACCTGGCAGTGCGCATTCTGGCGGTGTCGGCGACACGGATTGACCGCGCCTGCCGCGTTGGTCCAGCATCGGCTCGCATCAGGAGCTTGCCATGCCGACCGATCCTCGCGTCGATGCTTATATTGCCGCCTGCGCGCCCTTCGCGCGGCCGATCCTCACCCTGTGCCGCACGCGGCTGCATGCCGTACTGCCGGAGGTGGAGGAGACGATCAAATGGGGCATGCCGAGCTTCGTCTATCACGGCAAGCCGCTGGCCGGGATGGCCGCGTTCAAGGCGCACGCAAGCTTTGGTTTCTGGAAGCGCGAGGCATTCGCCACCGGGCGTGAGGGCGAGGCGATGGGCCAGTTCGGCAAGCTCGCCACGATCGGCGACCTGCCCGACAAGGCCGCATTCGATGCGATGATCCGCGAAGCCGGGGCGTTGATCGATACGGGCGCCGGCGGCCGGACCCGCGCCGCACGCCCGCCCAAACCCGAGGCGGAGGTGCCCGGGGAACTTGCCGAGGCATTGGCCCGGGACGACCTTGCCGCCGCGACCTTCGCCAATTTTCCGCCGAGCTGCCGTCGTGAATATTGCGAATGGATCGGCGATGCCAAACGCGCGGAAACCAGGGCAAAGCGCGTCATCGAAGCGATCGAATGGCTGCGCGAGGGCAAGCGCCGCAACTGGAAATACGAGAGCTGCTGAAGCCTCTTGCGGGCGGATGGAATCATGTTACGTTGTAACATCTTTTGTCTGACAGGAGGATGCCATGGCTGCTCGTGGGATAAAATATGGTCCGGCTCGCAGTGAGAATACCGAGCCCTTTTCCGACCTCAACATCACGCCGCTGATCGATGTGCTGCTCGTCCTGCTGGTGATGATGATCCTGACCATCCCGATCATGACGCACAAGGTGCCGGTCGACATACAACCGGGCGAATCCGATCCATCGACCGCCACCGTCCATCGCATTGATCTCAACGCCAACGGCTCACTCACCTGGGACAATGCGCCGATCACCGATGCGGCGCTGCCGGCACGGCTCGCCGGGTTCATGAAGGAGAATAATGCGCAGTTGCAGATCCGCGCCGCCGCCACCGCGCGCTATGAGCGGTTCGACCAGACGCTGGCGACGATCAAGCGGGCTGGTGTGACCCGGCTCGGCTTTGTCGGCAACGAACGCTACGCAAAGTTCGGCGACCTCTGAATTCGGCGCTTTTCGGCGGAACTGGGGGGGTTGATCTGCGTTAAGATCATTCCTTTCCAGACCATGACGAGGCCGCCATGCGCCTGTTTTTAGCATTGCCCTTGTTGCTCGCCGG includes:
- a CDS encoding DNA primase; translation: MGGYQVPGEGTGDDGFEEEGYDESQRAEILEVTRDGPTDGTILTDLMPDIGDDEDDDDLEMSSDEIGEDDDEDVSDEDDDDEDDLQEDFDNGALDEDDELTDADDAALKP
- a CDS encoding YdeI/OmpD-associated family protein — its product is MPTDPRVDAYIAACAPFARPILTLCRTRLHAVLPEVEETIKWGMPSFVYHGKPLAGMAAFKAHASFGFWKREAFATGREGEAMGQFGKLATIGDLPDKAAFDAMIREAGALIDTGAGGRTRAARPPKPEAEVPGELAEALARDDLAAATFANFPPSCRREYCEWIGDAKRAETRAKRVIEAIEWLREGKRRNWKYESC
- a CDS encoding ExbD/TolR family protein; translation: MAARGIKYGPARSENTEPFSDLNITPLIDVLLVLLVMMILTIPIMTHKVPVDIQPGESDPSTATVHRIDLNANGSLTWDNAPITDAALPARLAGFMKENNAQLQIRAAATARYERFDQTLATIKRAGVTRLGFVGNERYAKFGDL